AATTAGCCGCTGATGCCTCAGTCCAGCTATATGCAGCTCAAATGTCTTCACCTGAAGATCAGGATGCCGTCGAAGCACAGCGCGGTTATATTTTCTCACTTATTTCAGCAGAGGCAGAACGCCACGGCTTCCATGAAAACAGAGCCATTGATGCGGTAGCAGCCAATGTAAACCGCCCTCGCCGCGCCGGTATTGCTGTTGTTTCCGATAAAGGACAGGCCTTTGTTATGACAACAGGCATGCCGCTTTTACGACCAGAGGAAATTCCTCTGGCAAACACGCAGTCCTTTATCGCCCTTGGTCCACAACTTGGCGATAAAACGCCACTCGTAATTTTTGGTGCAAAAGCGATCTCTGGTACTGGCACGGTTTGGGTAATTGGCGCACGCCCGTTGGATGGTGATTTCCTTCAAACACTCGTGCAGCCGGGTGACGATACTCAAACTTCTGAAACATATTTGGTAAAGCCCGAAGGCGATGATTTAGTAAGGGTTATCACACCACTTGCTCAAGGTGGCAGGCTAGGCGCGACCACCGTGGATGCAGCCGCTTCTTTTGCGGTGAAACAACCGGGCGGTTTCAGCACACAAATGAATTATGCGAACACTGAAGTTCTTGTTATGGGCAAGGAGCTATCGGCCCCGGTTCCGTGGATACTGGTTCGCACCATTAAAACAAGTGAAGCGGTCGCCGCTATTACGGAACGCCGCAATAGCCTCATTATTACACTTTCTCTAGCGGGTCTTTTTGTACTCGCAGCCCTTATTCTGGTGTGGCGTCACGGTATTTCCCGCAAACTGGAAAATTCCTACCGTGAACAAGCCATGCTTTCGGAGAAAAACGAGTCCCTAAGCGAGTTCCTGCAATCAGTAACGGATAGCCAACCCGCTGCCGTAGCTGCTGTTGATAACGATATGACTGTGCATTTTTCCAATACACAAATGTCAGATATTACTGAAATCAATAACAATGACCTTATCGGAAGAAGGCTTGATACTGCCTTCCGTAGTTCCCTTGCGGAGAAAATGCGCTCTCGCATTGCCGCAGCTACTTCCGGGCATTCCGACAGCTTGAATGTCACACACAGCAATCGCACCTTCAGAATGGATACCATTCCTCTGAAAGCTGGCGGTGATTACCCAGCCACTGCACTAATGGTGATGCGGGATATTTCTGACCTTGTTGAAGCACAGGCGCAATCGGAAGAACTATTCAAAAAACTGGTCTCAACACTTACACAAATTATTGATGCCCGTGACCCATGGAGCAAACACCATTCAGAACGTGTGGCAGATGTTAGTGTTACCATAGCTCAGGAACTGGAATGGGACGAAGACGGTAAAGAATGTGTCAATATCGCAGCCCAACTTGTAAATGTCGGTAAGATATTTGTCCCAATTGAAATCCTTACCAAACAAACACCGCTTACCGATGAAGAGCTTTCGTTGGTACGTGATAGTATGCAGCAAAGCGCTTCACTTGTTGCAGGGCTGGATTTCAAAGGGCCAGTAGCCGCAATTCTCGACCAGATCAGAGAAAACTGGGATGGTAGTGGCGAACACGGTAAAGCTGGTGAAGAAATCGAAGCCGGAGCCCGTGTGCTAGCAGTTGCCAATGCTTTCGTGGGTATGGTTTCAGCTCGCGCACACCGAAATGGGCTGAGCTTTGACAAAGCCGCTGATATTCTTCATCAGGAATGCGGTACGAAATTTGAACGCCGGATTGTAGCAGCGCTACAAAATATTCTGGAAAACAAAGGTGGCAGGGACCGCTGGAGCCACTATATGGAAAAACCTGAAGAGGCTTAACCAACAGCCTTTTCAAAAAGTCTCATTGCTGCCGTTCGTGCCATTTGCTGAATAAGCTTTTTGGCGCGAGCGGCATTTACTTTTCTGGAGGCTGCTTCACGAAGCACCTCCCCGCCATAAGCATCTGCAATGATAATACCTGTTATATCTGGAAGGCTGGTACTTTCATTAAACACGCCGATGGGGAAATGTTGATCAACAGCGAAATAAAATTCTTCACAATAGTCGAGATATTCCTGCCATTTAGTATCCGAACGGAAATCACTTAGACCTGATTTCACTTCGACAACCACAAGGCCGCCTCGTTTATTCAGCCCCAAAATATCAACCCGCCTATTATTCTTTAGCACCACTTCCCGCACGGGAGCATAACCAAGTTCCACCAGCAATCTTTCAGCGCCAAGCGTGATATTAGCTGTTTCTGTCATGAAAAATCAGGCACTGGCCTCTTCATCAATGATATTTTCAAGCCGCTGTAGAATAGCTTCGCCTTGGGCCCCACCACTACCTTTGATTTTGTGCTGCAAGACCACTTCAAAGGTACGAACATGCCCTTCAAGCACGCGCTTGCTTGCTTGCTGGTCATCAGGCATCTGTTTCAGATATTTACAGAGGGATGCACCAACATTTGTAAGCAAGTTGAACTCGAAGCTACTACCCATCCCCTTGATATTATGAGTTAAATCATAAACCTGCTGGACACTCGCTTCCTTAGGTCCCGCTTTGTCCGGCATACCATCCAAAATCCCGCGCATGTCTTTTACGGCTGTGTCTGTCCACTCAAGAAACTGAGCTACCAGCTCGTCATCTTCCGCATATGAATAATCAGTATCTACAACTTCAGTCATTTGTTCTCGATTTACCCCAATCCACAGTATGACAGCTATTTTAGCATAATATGCAACAAAAACAGTTATTTATTTGTTTACAAGTTAGAGAGGTACGAGTTTTCCTTGCAATCCGCCCTGCAATTTCGATAAATCAGATCAAATATATATATTCGGGACAGAGGAGCATAAATTGAGCCCACAGGAAATCGCTAAACTTGAAACATATCTTCAAGACAAGTTTGATAACAGCAACATCAAGCTTATGCAGCGCCCAAAAGCTAAAGATTCAGTTGAGATGATGATCGGCGATGAATTTATCGGTGTTGCTTACCGCGATGAAGATGAAGGTGAAGTTTCCTACTCCCTCAGCATCTGCATCCTGGAGGAAGATCTCTAAGCTTTTAGAGCTTATATTCTTTAAGAAGCCGGCTTTTCAGTCGGCTTTTTATTTGCCTTATGATCATCAGCTTAGCATTATGCAGTTTCGTTAAGTTATAATCTGTGAGGTAACCATGCTGTATCTTGTTGCTCTTCTTCTGCCACCGCTGGCCATTCTTTTGTGTGGCAAACCCTTTCAGGCTGTTATCAGTGGTGCATTCTGGATCGCCTCTATTGTTCTTACCCTCTTTTTCGGCGCGGGCTTTGTGCTTTGGCTTATTCTTGCCATTCATGCAATTATGGTAGTGCGTGACAGAAACACCCGCAAAATGATGGAAGAATTTGCAGACCGCTCCTAAAAAGTTTCAGTATTGATACTGGTCTACAAACACCATAAAGTGAAAATTATTCACTTTATGGATTACATTTATGCCTGAGCACATTCGTTTTCTAAAACATAATGAGCATCATCTTATCGGGAAGATTATCGCCGATGGGTTTACCGATGATCCGGTAAACCTGTGGGCTTTTAGAAATACCGGTGCCATGAAGCCAGTATTCACGACTATGGCGAACCACCTCTATCTATCAGCCGGGTTTGGTTTGGTGAATAACGAGGAAAATGCCGGTGCTCTATGGTTACCGCCGGGTGCGCCCAAACAGTTCAGTTTATTGGCCGATATTAAAATGGGTGTCCCCATTTTGAAGCACGGCGGTTTAAAAGCAGTCCAAAACTCTCTCCAGATAGACGCATATCTTAAAAAGAAAAAACCGAAAGAACCGCACTACTATCTGTTTGCAATCTCTGTGCATCCAAGCCTGCAGGGAAAAGGCATTGGCAGCCAATTGATGAAAGAAGCACTCAAACAAGTGGATGAAACACGTGCCCCCGCGTATTTGGAAAGCTCCAAACCTGAGAATGTACCTTTCTATAAAAAACACGGCTTTGAAATAATGGAAGAGGTAGTGCCGGGTACTGACTGCCCGCCCATGTGGCTTATGTGGCGAGAACCACGCCTGTAAATTCATCAATATTCAGCTTGTATTCCCTCTATGACTGCTCACGACTGTGAGAAAGCAGCATGAAGTTGCAGCCTCACAAAGGAGTATAAGGAATGATAGCGACGATACTGGGTGCCACAGCCCTTATAAGCATACATATGTCACAGGCAGAAGGATTACCCTGCACCAGACAGCTTGATAAAGCCATCGAGCAACTAATGGCAAAGGAAGATGTTAAAGGCTTAGGTGTCGCGGTAACAGAAAAAGGTAAAATCACACATCTGGCGACATACGGCTACCGCAATGTGGAAAAGCAACTTCTTCTTGAAGACGATACCATCATGTACGGCGCTTCACTAACGAAAGCTGCATTTGCGTACATGGTCCTCCAACTGGTTGAAGAAGGTATCCTTGATCTGGATACGCCTATCAGCAGTTACCTTCCAAATCCGCTTCCTGCATACCCTAAATGGCAAACCCTGAAAGGAGATCATGATTGGCACCAACTTACAGCGAGGCTCCTTCTCTCTCACCAGAGCGGGCTAGCGAATCTTCGCTTTCTGGAACCAGACCGGGACCTAAAATTTCACTTCAAACCCGGTGAATATTACGCTTACTCCGGCGAAGGTTTCCGGCTTCTTCAGTTTGTACTGGAGGAAGGGTTGGGTCTGGATGTGAAACATGAAATGCAGACCAGAATATTTAGCCGCTTTGACATGCCAAATACCGATATGCAGTGGCGGGACAGTTTCGCAGATAACCTGGCCGATGGGTATGCGATGGATGGTTCTTTCGAGCCA
This DNA window, taken from Kordiimonas sp. SCSIO 12603, encodes the following:
- a CDS encoding MmcB family DNA repair protein, which translates into the protein MTETANITLGAERLLVELGYAPVREVVLKNNRRVDILGLNKRGGLVVVEVKSGLSDFRSDTKWQEYLDYCEEFYFAVDQHFPIGVFNESTSLPDITGIIIADAYGGEVLREAASRKVNAARAKKLIQQMARTAAMRLFEKAVG
- a CDS encoding DUF3126 family protein, which encodes MSPQEIAKLETYLQDKFDNSNIKLMQRPKAKDSVEMMIGDEFIGVAYRDEDEGEVSYSLSICILEEDL
- a CDS encoding serine hydrolase; the protein is MIATILGATALISIHMSQAEGLPCTRQLDKAIEQLMAKEDVKGLGVAVTEKGKITHLATYGYRNVEKQLLLEDDTIMYGASLTKAAFAYMVLQLVEEGILDLDTPISSYLPNPLPAYPKWQTLKGDHDWHQLTARLLLSHQSGLANLRFLEPDRDLKFHFKPGEYYAYSGEGFRLLQFVLEEGLGLDVKHEMQTRIFSRFDMPNTDMQWRDSFADNLADGYAMDGSFEPHDERSNVSASGSMDTTLKDQANMWKAMAAGRLLSKTAQAEWTKPQINIHSKQKFPTLAYTKTKDPRAADINLSAGLGVITWKGPKGHYFSKGGHNDWTGNLVICEEESERCLIMLSNSVRAEIIFPEITQMVLGETAYPWWWVYPSYQKPELTMK
- a CDS encoding HD domain-containing phosphohydrolase codes for the protein MQTETSSNKNMMAYAGALMGLIALGLWFITRFAASEAEQDLQNWQSRINLIADSRAAEVSTWLNRHLKAVEELAADASVQLYAAQMSSPEDQDAVEAQRGYIFSLISAEAERHGFHENRAIDAVAANVNRPRRAGIAVVSDKGQAFVMTTGMPLLRPEEIPLANTQSFIALGPQLGDKTPLVIFGAKAISGTGTVWVIGARPLDGDFLQTLVQPGDDTQTSETYLVKPEGDDLVRVITPLAQGGRLGATTVDAAASFAVKQPGGFSTQMNYANTEVLVMGKELSAPVPWILVRTIKTSEAVAAITERRNSLIITLSLAGLFVLAALILVWRHGISRKLENSYREQAMLSEKNESLSEFLQSVTDSQPAAVAAVDNDMTVHFSNTQMSDITEINNNDLIGRRLDTAFRSSLAEKMRSRIAAATSGHSDSLNVTHSNRTFRMDTIPLKAGGDYPATALMVMRDISDLVEAQAQSEELFKKLVSTLTQIIDARDPWSKHHSERVADVSVTIAQELEWDEDGKECVNIAAQLVNVGKIFVPIEILTKQTPLTDEELSLVRDSMQQSASLVAGLDFKGPVAAILDQIRENWDGSGEHGKAGEEIEAGARVLAVANAFVGMVSARAHRNGLSFDKAADILHQECGTKFERRIVAALQNILENKGGRDRWSHYMEKPEEA
- a CDS encoding GNAT family N-acetyltransferase; the encoded protein is MPEHIRFLKHNEHHLIGKIIADGFTDDPVNLWAFRNTGAMKPVFTTMANHLYLSAGFGLVNNEENAGALWLPPGAPKQFSLLADIKMGVPILKHGGLKAVQNSLQIDAYLKKKKPKEPHYYLFAISVHPSLQGKGIGSQLMKEALKQVDETRAPAYLESSKPENVPFYKKHGFEIMEEVVPGTDCPPMWLMWREPRL
- a CDS encoding Hpt domain-containing protein, translating into MTEVVDTDYSYAEDDELVAQFLEWTDTAVKDMRGILDGMPDKAGPKEASVQQVYDLTHNIKGMGSSFEFNLLTNVGASLCKYLKQMPDDQQASKRVLEGHVRTFEVVLQHKIKGSGGAQGEAILQRLENIIDEEASA